One part of the Candidatus Eisenbacteria bacterium genome encodes these proteins:
- a CDS encoding response regulator translates to MPSTPPADAGFSGPRSRGFRGLGRACFCVLEADGRIRWSSDSFGRSRGRPAAELAGTSLFDHCASPADADALRGALTGGGASASPFLLRLAAVPPAPPVELECALLGSPPALLVGWSTDAAPAPEVDAPEALRVAEVRLQAVLDNAPIGIWTWEDWKVTYFSRSWAGMLGREQPPGAEISHWAELLVPEDRERVVGEFRAAVRAGNSYEGEARLARADGTRRHVWTRALPVHDLHTGQLFYQGFTVDITERRELEERLRQAQRMEAVAELAGRVAHDFGTLLGAISSQIQIMQMGTGPEDPLQRQLDEITRAADHAGTLIRQLMAVSRRQGLERTPLDLNRVIGDLRRLVQRVLEPSSRFVADLAPELRRVYADPGQVEQVLLSLWLNARDAMPGGGDLTVRTRNVELGADFCRTRPSMNPGSYVELTVRDTGSGMDAETRARLFEPYYSTGSERGGLGLAMAYGFVRQHEGWIDVESTPGAGTTVRVYLAAIVEHMAVSSATPAAPVRGGDETILVGEDDPLTLGFTESALQGMGYRVLSGADSEEVLQLFRAHAGEIDLVVLDVVMPSRGGREVAREIRLLEPQARILFVSGYLVAPEQGAEGWPRGAGFLAKPFSPTALGRKVREELDREGSASA, encoded by the coding sequence ATGCCCTCCACGCCCCCGGCGGACGCGGGTTTCTCGGGGCCCCGGAGTCGCGGCTTCCGCGGCCTGGGACGCGCCTGCTTCTGCGTGCTCGAGGCCGACGGGCGCATCCGTTGGTCGAGTGACTCCTTCGGGCGGTCCCGTGGCCGGCCTGCCGCCGAGCTTGCCGGCACCTCCCTTTTCGACCATTGCGCCTCCCCGGCCGACGCCGACGCGCTCCGCGGCGCGCTGACCGGCGGGGGCGCATCCGCATCGCCGTTCCTCCTGCGCCTTGCAGCCGTTCCACCCGCCCCGCCGGTGGAACTGGAGTGCGCCCTGCTGGGCAGCCCGCCGGCGCTGCTGGTCGGCTGGAGCACCGATGCCGCCCCCGCCCCGGAGGTGGATGCCCCCGAGGCCCTGCGCGTGGCGGAGGTGCGGCTGCAGGCGGTGCTGGACAACGCCCCGATCGGCATCTGGACCTGGGAGGACTGGAAGGTCACCTACTTCAGCCGGTCGTGGGCCGGGATGCTGGGCCGCGAGCAGCCGCCCGGGGCGGAGATCTCGCATTGGGCCGAGTTGCTGGTGCCCGAGGACCGCGAGCGGGTGGTGGGCGAATTCCGCGCCGCCGTGCGCGCCGGCAACAGCTACGAGGGCGAGGCCCGCCTGGCGCGCGCCGACGGCACGCGGCGCCACGTGTGGACGCGGGCGCTGCCGGTGCACGACCTGCACACCGGGCAGTTGTTCTACCAGGGCTTCACCGTGGACATCACCGAGCGGCGCGAGCTCGAAGAGCGGCTCCGGCAGGCCCAGCGGATGGAGGCGGTGGCCGAGCTCGCCGGCCGCGTGGCCCACGACTTCGGCACCCTGCTGGGGGCCATCAGCAGCCAGATCCAGATCATGCAGATGGGGACCGGGCCCGAGGATCCCCTGCAGCGCCAGCTCGACGAGATCACGCGGGCCGCCGACCACGCCGGCACGCTGATCCGCCAGCTGATGGCGGTGAGCCGCCGCCAGGGGCTCGAGCGCACGCCGCTGGACCTGAATCGCGTCATCGGGGACCTGCGCCGGCTGGTGCAGCGGGTGCTGGAGCCCAGTTCCCGCTTCGTGGCGGACCTGGCGCCCGAACTGCGCCGGGTGTACGCCGATCCGGGCCAGGTGGAACAGGTCCTGCTCAGCCTGTGGCTCAACGCGCGCGACGCCATGCCGGGAGGCGGCGACCTCACGGTCCGCACCCGCAACGTCGAGCTCGGCGCGGACTTCTGCCGCACGCGGCCTTCCATGAACCCGGGCTCCTACGTGGAGCTGACGGTGCGTGACACCGGCTCGGGCATGGACGCCGAAACCCGCGCCCGGCTCTTCGAGCCCTACTATTCCACCGGCAGCGAACGGGGCGGCCTGGGTCTGGCCATGGCCTACGGCTTCGTGCGCCAGCACGAGGGCTGGATTGACGTGGAGTCCACCCCCGGCGCGGGAACCACGGTGCGGGTGTACCTGGCCGCCATCGTGGAGCACATGGCGGTTTCCTCCGCGACGCCCGCGGCGCCGGTGCGCGGCGGCGACGAGACCATCCTGGTGGGGGAGGACGACCCGCTGACCCTTGGCTTCACCGAGAGCGCGCTCCAGGGAATGGGATACCGGGTGCTGAGCGGCGCGGACTCCGAGGAGGTGCTGCAGCTCTTCCGCGCGCATGCCGGCGAGATTGACCTGGTGGTGCTCGACGTGGTCATGCCCTCCCGCGGCGGGAGGGAGGTGGCGCGCGAGATCCGGCTCCTGGAGCCCCAGGCGCGCATCCTCTTCGTCAGCGGCTACCTGGTGGCGCCGGAGCAGGGCGCCGAGGGCTGGCCCCGCGGGGCGGGCTTCCTGGCCAAGCCGTTCTCGCCCACCGCGCTGGGCCGCAAGGTGCGCGAGGAGCTGGACCGCGAAGGTTCAGCTTCCGCCTGA
- a CDS encoding MFS transporter codes for MTDGPPRILRALRHRNFRLFAAGQLISLVGTWMQSVAQSWLVYSMTHSAVLLGVLGFTGQVPTLLLGPLAGVVADRHHRWRIIVITQALSMACALALAALTLGGVVREWHIFALVLALGCINAFDVPARQAFLGEMVGREDLPNAIALNSSMFNGARMIGPAIAGIVVATVGEGWCFLINGVSYVAVIAGLLAMRLEPWTPPRGEQGVAEQLREGLRYVLRNEALWLPLGLLGLVSLTAIPYLVLMPIFADQVLHGGARGLGILMSGAGLGALGAALAMARRENLRGMGLTMGWAVVGMGISLLAFSLSKSLWLSAALLVPVGFSMMTQMAATNTFIQSMVPDFIRGRVMSFYLVMLLGMAPFGSMLMGGLAHAFGAPFAVRVAAVCAAAAGALFLSRVGRFRAAAQRMRAETAAAGRA; via the coding sequence CTGACCGACGGCCCGCCCCGCATCCTCCGCGCCCTCCGCCACCGCAACTTCCGGCTCTTCGCGGCCGGCCAGCTGATCTCGCTGGTCGGCACGTGGATGCAGAGCGTCGCCCAGTCATGGCTCGTCTACAGCATGACCCACTCGGCGGTGCTGCTGGGCGTGCTCGGCTTCACCGGGCAGGTGCCCACGCTGCTGCTCGGGCCGCTGGCCGGGGTGGTGGCCGACCGCCATCACCGCTGGCGCATCATCGTGATCACCCAGGCGCTCTCGATGGCCTGCGCCCTGGCGTTGGCGGCCCTCACCCTGGGTGGGGTGGTGCGCGAGTGGCACATCTTCGCGCTGGTGCTGGCGCTGGGCTGCATCAACGCCTTCGACGTGCCCGCGCGACAGGCCTTCCTGGGCGAGATGGTGGGCCGCGAAGACCTCCCCAACGCCATCGCGCTCAACTCCTCGATGTTCAACGGCGCGCGCATGATCGGGCCGGCCATCGCCGGCATCGTGGTGGCCACGGTGGGCGAGGGGTGGTGCTTCCTGATCAACGGCGTTTCGTACGTGGCGGTGATTGCGGGCCTGCTGGCCATGCGGCTCGAGCCCTGGACCCCGCCCCGCGGCGAGCAGGGCGTGGCGGAACAGCTCCGCGAGGGCCTCCGCTACGTGCTGCGCAACGAGGCGCTGTGGCTGCCGCTGGGCCTCCTGGGGTTGGTGAGCCTCACCGCAATCCCCTACCTGGTCCTCATGCCCATCTTCGCCGACCAGGTGCTCCACGGGGGCGCCCGCGGGCTGGGGATCCTGATGTCCGGCGCCGGCCTGGGCGCGCTGGGGGCGGCGCTGGCCATGGCCCGGCGCGAGAACCTGCGCGGCATGGGCCTCACCATGGGCTGGGCCGTGGTGGGCATGGGAATCTCGCTGCTGGCTTTCAGCCTCTCGAAGTCCCTGTGGCTGTCCGCCGCGCTGCTGGTGCCGGTGGGCTTCTCCATGATGACCCAGATGGCCGCCACCAACACCTTCATCCAGAGCATGGTGCCGGACTTCATCCGCGGCCGGGTGATGAGCTTCTACCTGGTCATGCTGCTCGGCATGGCACCCTTCGGGAGCATGTTGATGGGCGGGCTGGCCCACGCGTTCGGAGCGCCCTTCGCGGTGCGCGTGGCGGCCGTCTGCGCGGCCGCGGCCGGGGCGCTGTTCCTCAGTCGCGTGGGGCGGTTCCGGGCGGCGGCGCAGCGGATGCGCGCCGAGACCGCCGCGGCGGGCCGCGCCTGA
- a CDS encoding 6-bladed beta-propeller translates to MTRHRALPSWLLLVLAALLASPRAFAAAPPPDLYAGQWGTPGSGPSQFNSPNGVAVDAAGFVYVTDYVNNVVQKFTPAGAFIRQWGGGGTASGQLNAPYGIAVDHTFKVYVVEYGNNRVSKFDSSGVFLGKWGSPGLGNGQFQNPTGVAVDDSANVYVTEPRRVQKFTYSGTFLVKWGGPGSGDGQFINANGIACFDGRIYVVDTGNNRVQRFSRTGAFELKWGVSGSGDGQFTQPAGCAADRAGTVYVTDTNNHRVERFNPNGVYLGQFGIAGSGDGQFSYPFGAAVHRANYEVYVADTFNYRVQRFVPNPVAGLGDGPALAARLVSARNPVRAATTLRYSLPRAGAARLDILDPAGRRVRTLESGTLGAGEHSTVWDLRDAAGAPVRPGAYFARLAGAGVLRSVKLVVVR, encoded by the coding sequence ATGACCCGACACCGTGCCCTCCCTTCGTGGCTCCTCCTGGTCCTGGCCGCCCTCCTGGCCTCCCCGCGCGCCTTCGCCGCGGCTCCGCCGCCGGACCTCTACGCGGGCCAGTGGGGCACCCCAGGCTCGGGCCCCTCGCAATTCAACAGCCCCAACGGCGTGGCGGTGGACGCCGCCGGGTTCGTGTACGTGACCGACTACGTCAACAACGTGGTGCAGAAGTTCACCCCTGCGGGGGCCTTCATCCGCCAGTGGGGGGGCGGCGGGACTGCATCGGGCCAGCTCAACGCGCCCTACGGCATCGCGGTGGACCACACCTTCAAGGTTTACGTCGTGGAGTATGGCAACAACCGGGTGTCGAAGTTCGACAGCTCGGGGGTGTTTCTGGGCAAGTGGGGCTCGCCGGGCCTGGGCAACGGCCAGTTCCAGAACCCCACCGGTGTGGCCGTGGACGACAGCGCCAACGTGTACGTGACCGAGCCCCGCCGGGTGCAGAAGTTCACCTACTCCGGTACATTCCTGGTCAAGTGGGGCGGCCCCGGAAGTGGGGACGGCCAGTTCATCAACGCCAACGGCATCGCCTGCTTCGACGGCAGGATCTACGTGGTGGACACCGGCAACAACCGCGTGCAACGGTTCTCCCGCACCGGCGCCTTCGAGCTGAAGTGGGGCGTGTCGGGCTCCGGGGACGGCCAGTTCACCCAGCCGGCCGGCTGCGCCGCCGACCGGGCGGGCACGGTGTACGTGACGGACACCAACAACCACCGCGTGGAGCGCTTCAACCCCAACGGCGTCTACCTGGGCCAGTTCGGGATCGCCGGCTCCGGGGACGGTCAGTTCAGCTATCCCTTCGGCGCCGCGGTCCATCGCGCGAACTACGAGGTCTACGTGGCCGACACCTTCAACTACCGGGTCCAGCGCTTCGTGCCCAACCCCGTCGCGGGCCTGGGCGACGGTCCGGCCCTGGCGGCGCGCCTCGTGAGCGCGCGCAACCCGGTGCGCGCCGCCACCACCCTCCGTTACTCCCTGCCCCGGGCGGGCGCGGCGCGGCTGGACATCCTCGACCCCGCGGGCCGCAGGGTGCGCACGCTGGAGAGCGGCACGCTGGGCGCCGGGGAGCATTCCACGGTGTGGGACCTGCGGGACGCCGCCGGCGCGCCGGTGCGCCCGGGCGCCTATTTCGCGCGTCTGGCCGGCGCGGGCGTGCTTCGCTCGGTGAAACTGGTGGTGGTCCGCTGA
- a CDS encoding protoheme IX farnesyltransferase — MKGTLPAVSQRSPVSTALPASTALPASTALPASTALPVSPASPIAPVSPGRVVPGVPREQGLARTALAYFELTKPRIMLLVLITGVPALLAAARGMPRPSVFWGALLGTALASASASAFNHYFDRDIDGLMVRTARRPLPAGTLPPRSAWMFGLLLAALSWAVLATFTNVLAAAIGLVSIFYYAVVYTVWLKRSTPENIVIGGGAGAAAPLIAWAAVTGHLSAAAALQASIVFLWTPPHFWALALYRSADYHAAGVPMLPVTHGGRVTRRRILLYSLALVPVTLGLQPLGAAGWLYTVPAAVLGLEFLRRAEKLRRSGAERDAVRLFRYSILYLFLIFVFMTADAALRAARG, encoded by the coding sequence ATGAAGGGCACGCTTCCGGCGGTCTCGCAACGGTCGCCGGTTTCAACCGCATTGCCGGCTTCGACCGCATTGCCGGCTTCGACCGCATTGCCGGCTTCGACCGCGTTGCCGGTTTCGCCGGCCTCGCCCATTGCACCCGTCTCGCCGGGCCGTGTGGTGCCCGGCGTGCCGCGCGAGCAGGGCCTGGCGCGTACGGCGCTCGCCTACTTCGAGCTGACCAAGCCCCGCATCATGCTCCTCGTGCTCATCACCGGCGTGCCCGCCCTCCTGGCGGCGGCGCGCGGGATGCCGCGGCCGTCGGTCTTCTGGGGCGCGCTGCTGGGGACCGCGCTCGCCTCCGCCTCGGCCTCGGCGTTCAACCACTACTTCGACCGCGACATTGACGGGCTCATGGTGCGCACCGCGCGCCGCCCGCTGCCGGCGGGGACGCTGCCACCGCGCAGCGCGTGGATGTTCGGCCTGCTGCTGGCGGCGCTCTCGTGGGCGGTGCTGGCCACCTTCACCAACGTGCTGGCGGCGGCCATCGGGCTGGTGTCCATCTTCTACTACGCGGTGGTGTACACGGTGTGGCTCAAGCGCAGCACCCCGGAGAACATCGTGATCGGCGGGGGGGCGGGGGCGGCGGCGCCGCTGATCGCGTGGGCGGCCGTGACCGGGCACCTTTCCGCGGCCGCCGCGCTGCAGGCCTCGATCGTGTTCCTGTGGACGCCGCCGCACTTCTGGGCGCTGGCGTTGTACCGGAGCGCGGACTACCATGCGGCGGGTGTGCCGATGTTGCCGGTCACCCACGGCGGGCGGGTCACGCGCCGGCGCATCCTGCTCTATTCCCTGGCGCTCGTGCCGGTCACGCTGGGGCTGCAGCCGCTGGGTGCGGCCGGATGGCTGTACACGGTGCCGGCCGCGGTGCTGGGCCTGGAGTTCCTCAGGCGGGCGGAGAAGCTGCGCCGCAGCGGCGCGGAGCGCGACGCCGTGCGGCTGTTCCGCTACTCGATCCTGTACCTGTTCCTGATCTTCGTCTTCATGACCGCGGACGCCGCCCTGCGCGCCGCCAGGGGGTGA
- a CDS encoding COX15/CtaA family protein produces MLSTASPLRGAAALSLATAALTFLLVVLGNLVRNTDSGLSYLSWPLYNGRLIPDREFHVLMEFSHRAVAGALSVLLLVLAVEVFRRREARARVGTLTAAALGLLAVQILLGALTVWKLLAPAVVTSHLATAVLLFATVVAIHVRARWGSEPRPAGALAGQPRGLRGTMAFAAFAVYLQVILGGLVSTQHAGLAAPDFPKLNGEWFPPMVGLVAVQAVHRFGAYALTLILLLVAWRAHGSPQREVRAGARLAVALVLVQVVLGALNVLWRIPAWLSALHLANAEAILATCVVTALRAAPAAASEPVRGHASRVAVAR; encoded by the coding sequence ATGCTTTCGACGGCTTCACCGCTGCGGGGCGCGGCCGCCCTGTCCCTCGCCACCGCGGCACTCACGTTTCTCCTGGTGGTGCTCGGCAACCTGGTCCGCAACACCGACTCCGGCCTGTCCTACTTGAGCTGGCCGCTTTACAACGGGCGGCTCATTCCGGACCGTGAATTCCACGTGCTGATGGAGTTTTCGCACCGCGCGGTGGCGGGGGCACTCTCGGTGCTGCTGCTGGTGCTTGCCGTGGAGGTGTTCCGCCGCCGCGAGGCTCGCGCGCGGGTGGGCACGCTCACCGCGGCGGCGCTGGGACTGCTCGCGGTCCAGATCCTGTTGGGTGCGCTCACGGTGTGGAAGCTGCTCGCACCGGCGGTGGTGACCAGCCACCTGGCCACTGCGGTGCTGCTCTTCGCCACGGTGGTTGCGATCCATGTGCGGGCCCGGTGGGGCAGCGAACCGCGGCCGGCCGGGGCGCTGGCGGGCCAGCCCCGGGGCCTGCGCGGCACGATGGCGTTCGCCGCCTTCGCGGTGTACCTGCAGGTGATCCTCGGCGGGCTGGTCAGCACGCAGCACGCGGGGCTGGCGGCGCCCGACTTCCCCAAGCTGAACGGTGAGTGGTTCCCGCCCATGGTGGGGCTGGTCGCGGTGCAAGCCGTGCACCGGTTCGGAGCCTACGCCCTGACGCTCATCCTCCTGCTGGTCGCCTGGCGGGCCCACGGCTCGCCGCAGCGGGAGGTGCGCGCTGGCGCCCGCCTGGCAGTGGCCCTGGTCCTGGTGCAGGTCGTGCTCGGCGCGCTCAACGTGCTGTGGCGGATCCCCGCCTGGCTCTCGGCGCTGCACCTGGCCAACGCGGAGGCCATCCTGGCCACGTGCGTGGTCACGGCGCTGCGCGCCGCCCCGGCGGCAGCATCGGAGCCGGTGCGCGGGCACGCGAGCCGCGTGGCGGTGGCGCGATGA
- a CDS encoding ATP-binding protein, whose amino-acid sequence MGQVFENTLLIRGIPGRAGPPPTAHSCAGTPCRIATSEGLDAAACRETPGKLGGGGARNPCRCGTFLHPDRPCRCTPLDVERYRSSITGPILDRIDLEVPVPSVPLREMLAREPGEASCVVHARVEAARRAQWARWRCCGTGESAVRQLGRNQWR is encoded by the coding sequence ATGGGCCAAGTCTTTGAGAATACGTTACTTATTAGGGGCATCCCGGGCCGGGCCGGGCCACCGCCCACAGCCCACTCCTGCGCTGGAACACCTTGTCGGATCGCGACTTCTGAGGGGTTAGATGCGGCTGCCTGCCGGGAGACGCCGGGGAAGTTGGGGGGCGGAGGGGCACGGAACCCATGTCGCTGTGGAACTTTCCTTCATCCTGATAGGCCGTGTCGGTGTACCCCGCTCGATGTCGAGCGCTATCGCTCGTCGATCACTGGGCCGATCCTGGATCGGATTGATTTGGAGGTGCCGGTGCCTTCGGTGCCGTTGCGAGAGATGTTGGCGCGGGAGCCCGGGGAGGCGAGCTGCGTGGTGCATGCCCGCGTGGAGGCGGCGCGGCGCGCGCAGTGGGCGCGCTGGCGTTGCTGCGGAACAGGAGAGAGTGCGGTGCGACAACTGGGGCGTAATCAATGGCGATGA